In Deinococcus sedimenti, a single genomic region encodes these proteins:
- the murG gene encoding undecaprenyldiphospho-muramoylpentapeptide beta-N-acetylglucosaminyltransferase, protein MSLVVMATGGTGGHIYPAVATARELSRRGHKVLLLGQRGGMEERVAREQGLPFEGVDAGKLARSGQGRPDPRELLRAGQGVLQARSLLGRLKPGVVVGYGGFASLPGVLAAQSLGVPTVLHEQNARLGLTQRLAVRKARAVGTAYERVIGLDPALATMVGMPVREERLPRAEALARLGLQEGPLTIFVMGGSQGSLFLNQTVPDVLRHVFGPEGLLPPGSAPSRGLVDLDFTGAGGAGGGVQVLHSTGPRWLSEVAPGVQDLEWYEAAGFVDAVAAWSVADLAVTRAGTSTLAEAAYHGVPLIMVPLPESAENHQFHNAQAVQSAGAGLVVEQKNASEALGRAVLECAAAGTRASMAEAALGRAQTGAAGRFADLIERHLR, encoded by the coding sequence ATGAGTCTGGTTGTGATGGCGACGGGGGGCACGGGGGGGCACATCTATCCGGCGGTGGCGACGGCGCGGGAGCTGTCGCGCCGAGGGCATAAGGTGCTGCTGCTGGGGCAGCGTGGGGGCATGGAGGAGCGCGTGGCGCGCGAGCAGGGCCTGCCGTTCGAGGGCGTGGACGCCGGGAAACTGGCGCGCAGCGGGCAGGGCCGCCCGGACCCGCGGGAGCTGCTGCGGGCCGGTCAGGGCGTGCTGCAGGCCCGCTCGCTGCTGGGGCGCCTGAAGCCGGGCGTGGTGGTGGGGTACGGCGGCTTCGCGAGCCTGCCGGGGGTGCTGGCCGCACAGAGTCTGGGTGTGCCGACGGTGCTGCACGAGCAGAATGCCCGGCTGGGCCTGACGCAGCGGCTGGCGGTCCGCAAGGCGCGGGCGGTGGGCACGGCGTACGAGCGCGTGATCGGCCTGGACCCGGCGCTGGCGACGATGGTGGGCATGCCGGTGCGTGAGGAGCGCCTGCCGCGCGCGGAGGCGCTGGCGCGCCTGGGCTTGCAGGAGGGGCCGCTGACGATCTTCGTGATGGGCGGGTCGCAGGGGTCGCTGTTCCTGAACCAGACGGTGCCGGACGTACTGCGGCACGTGTTCGGCCCGGAGGGGCTGCTGCCGCCGGGGAGCGCGCCGTCGCGCGGGCTGGTGGATCTGGACTTCACGGGTGCGGGGGGCGCGGGGGGTGGGGTGCAGGTGCTGCACTCGACCGGGCCGCGCTGGCTCTCGGAGGTCGCGCCGGGCGTGCAGGACCTGGAGTGGTACGAGGCGGCGGGCTTCGTGGACGCCGTAGCAGCGTGGTCCGTGGCGGACCTCGCGGTCACGCGCGCGGGCACGAGCACGCTGGCGGAGGCGGCGTATCACGGGGTGCCGCTGATCATGGTGCCGCTGCCGGAGTCGGCGGAGAACCATCAGTTCCATAACGCGCAGGCGGTGCAGTCGGCGGGGGCGGGGCTCGTGGTGGAGCAGAAGAACGCCTCGGAAGCGCTGGGGCGGGCGGTGTTAGAGTGTGCGGCAGCGGGGACGCGCGCCTCGATGGCAGAGGCGGCGCTCGGGCGGGCCCAGACGGGTGCGGCGGGGCGTTTTGCGGACCTGATCGAACGGCACCTGCGTTAA